From the Candidatus Manganitrophaceae bacterium genome, the window GTATGGTTCCTATCGACGGGATAGAATGCTGAGGATGATTGCACATCTTCGACGAACTGTGATAATTTCATTAAATAGAAAATCGATCCTATAAAAAATAAAAGATGAGTCTATGGATCCGATATTGAAATCATCGACAACGGGAGGGCTGCCGATTTCCCCCTCACTTGAGCCCTCCCTCGAAGCGGCCCATGTCCCCCGCCGGACGACGATGGTCGACCGACGAGTCGTTCAGGTAACCGTCGTCGCGATCTTAATCGCGCTGGTCGCGGGGGTGGTGGCACAAGGTCTCACCCGTCTGATTAATCTGATCACCCAAATTGCCTTTTATGGTCGTTTTGTATGGACACCTGCCTCACCGGCGGACAATCAACTCGGCCTCTTTGTTCTCTTTGTTCCGATCGTCGGCGGGATCTTAGTCGGTCTGATGGCGCGTTACGGATCGAAGAGCATCCGCGGACATGGCATCCCCGAGGCGATGGAGCAGGTCCTGATCAATCAAAGCCGTATTCCGGCGCGGATGGCCTTTCTCAAACCGATTTCCGCCGCCATCGCGATCGGGACCGGCGGGCCGTTTGGAGCCGAAGGACCGATCATTGCAACCGGGGGTGCGCTCGGATCCGTGGTCGGCCAGTTGTTGAAGACGACGGCCGACGAACGGAAGATTCTTTTATCGGCCGGCGCGGCGGCCGGGATGTCGGCGACCTTCGGCGCCCCGGTCTCCGCCGTCTTGCTGGCGATTGAGCTGCTATTGTTTGAGTTTCGCCCCCGCTCCTTTATTCCGGTCGCTCTGGCAAGCGTCACCGCGGCGGCGGTTCGAATGAGTTTCGTCGGTGCGGCGCCCGCCTTTGCCATGCCTGATTTGGCCCAGCCGACCGGCGCCGCAATTGCCATTTATATTTTCCTGGGAGGGATCGTCGGCGTCGCCTCGGTCTATATTACCCGTGCGGTCTATGCCATTGAAGATGGATTTGAGCACCTCCCGATTCATTGGATGTGGTGGCCCGCGATCGGTGCGGTGGCCGTGGGCGTCATCGGATATGCGGTCCCCCGCACCCTCGGAATCGGGTATGACAATATCGAGCAGATCCTTTCGGGTCAGATCGCCGGCGCCGCGCTGATCACGCTCTTTACATTTAAATTTATTTCGTGGGCGGTCTCGCTTGGAAGCGGGACCTCCGGCGGAACCCTCGCCCCTCTCTTTACGATTGGGGGAGGCCTCGGCGCGGCGCTGGGGAGCGCGATCCTTCTCGTTTTTCCTCAGCTGGGGGTCGACGTACGAATCGCGGCGCTGGTTGGGATGGCGGCGATTTTTGCAGGGGCCTCCCGGGCGCTGTTGGCCTCGGTCGTTTTTGCCTTCGAGACCACTCTTCAGCCGCTCGGCCTTCTTCCGCTTCTCGGCGGATGCAGCGCCGCCTATTTGGTGTCGAGCCTGCTGATGAAGAATACGATCATGACCGAGAAGATCGCCCGGCGCGGGGTGCAGGTTTTAACCGAATACTCGGTTGATTCTCTGGCGCAGACGCTGGTCCGGGACGCCGCGTCGTACCCGGCCGTGTCGCTTCAAGCCGCGATGACGGTCGAGGAAGTTCGTTCCTGGATCGCTTTAGATCTCCCCGAAAGGCATCATCAAGGCTTTCCGGTCGTCGATGAAGGAGCGCAACTCATCGGCGTCTTGACCCGACGGGATCTGTTGGATCCCGCTATTCCGGTGACGCGTTCGCTGAGAGAGCTCATCAAGCGACCGCCGGCGGTCGTCTTTGAAGATCACACCCTTCGTGAAGCGGCCGACCTGATGGTGGGAGAAAACATCGGGCGGCTCCCTGTGGTCAGCCGATCCGACCGAACCAAAGCGGTCGCCATACTCACCCGAAGCGACCTTCTCCTGGCGCACCGCAAACGACTTGAGGAGGCGCATCAGATGCAGCAGAGCATCCGCTGGCGAAAAGAGGTAACCCCTTCGAGATCTGTTTGATTCGGCCGTGAATTTTCTTTCGTTCCTTCCTTCTATACCTAATTAAAACGTGTAAAGCAATGCCGTCTTAAAAAGGCTGTCGGTCTTCTTGAATCCCGGCGGGGGAAGATGATCATAGTAGACCGCATAGGAGATCTTGAAGGCCAGGTTCCCCATCAGGTTTGTGATGAAGGCGGTCTCTTCATTCATAAGATAGTCCCTGGCCTCTTTCAAGTTCGGGAGGTATTCAACCGTCTGCTCGAAACGGGTCTTCTCGGTGAAGGCGTGGGTATAACCGCCGAAGAGGCGAGCCGAGGGGAACCCACGGTCGTCGAGGGGGGCGATCGGATTCTCGCGCGTGTAGCCGGCTCCGGCCTCTCCTTTGAGCGTGTCGGTGGTGGTCTTTA encodes:
- a CDS encoding chloride channel protein, whose amino-acid sequence is MDPILKSSTTGGLPISPSLEPSLEAAHVPRRTTMVDRRVVQVTVVAILIALVAGVVAQGLTRLINLITQIAFYGRFVWTPASPADNQLGLFVLFVPIVGGILVGLMARYGSKSIRGHGIPEAMEQVLINQSRIPARMAFLKPISAAIAIGTGGPFGAEGPIIATGGALGSVVGQLLKTTADERKILLSAGAAAGMSATFGAPVSAVLLAIELLLFEFRPRSFIPVALASVTAAAVRMSFVGAAPAFAMPDLAQPTGAAIAIYIFLGGIVGVASVYITRAVYAIEDGFEHLPIHWMWWPAIGAVAVGVIGYAVPRTLGIGYDNIEQILSGQIAGAALITLFTFKFISWAVSLGSGTSGGTLAPLFTIGGGLGAALGSAILLVFPQLGVDVRIAALVGMAAIFAGASRALLASVVFAFETTLQPLGLLPLLGGCSAAYLVSSLLMKNTIMTEKIARRGVQVLTEYSVDSLAQTLVRDAASYPAVSLQAAMTVEEVRSWIALDLPERHHQGFPVVDEGAQLIGVLTRRDLLDPAIPVTRSLRELIKRPPAVVFEDHTLREAADLMVGENIGRLPVVSRSDRTKAVAILTRSDLLLAHRKRLEEAHQMQQSIRWRKEVTPSRSV